In a genomic window of Vicinamibacteria bacterium:
- the ligD gene encoding non-homologous end-joining DNA ligase, which translates to MITHPEKVLFSADGITKGEIASYYEAIAPAMLPYLRGRPLTMERYPAGIGDKGFFQKNVPRGSPDWLSRVEVPKKDGTVRFPLVGNKRSLLWLANQNCITPHVWTSRVPKLYQPDLCVFDLDPSQDEPDVLRSAALDVRELLDELGLPSWVKTSGGKGFHVVVPLDARAGWDDVASFAQRVGALLVKRDPQNLTQEFNKANRGGRIYIDTGRNGYGATIAAAYAVRAKPGAPVSAPCTWAELERGEVGPRTFTLRTMARRMAEVGDLWAEMRRRRRSLGHPMDRLRLLA; encoded by the coding sequence GTGATCACGCATCCGGAAAAGGTGCTGTTCTCCGCGGACGGCATCACGAAAGGCGAGATCGCCTCCTACTACGAGGCGATCGCGCCCGCCATGCTGCCGTACCTCCGCGGACGGCCACTCACGATGGAGCGCTATCCGGCCGGTATCGGCGACAAGGGGTTCTTCCAGAAGAACGTTCCCAGGGGCTCTCCCGACTGGCTCTCGCGCGTCGAGGTCCCGAAGAAGGATGGCACGGTGCGATTTCCGCTCGTGGGCAACAAGAGATCGCTGCTCTGGCTCGCGAACCAGAACTGCATCACTCCGCATGTGTGGACGTCGCGCGTACCGAAGCTTTATCAGCCGGATCTGTGCGTCTTCGACCTCGACCCGTCCCAGGATGAGCCGGACGTCCTGCGTTCGGCCGCGCTCGACGTTCGCGAGCTCCTGGATGAGCTGGGACTTCCGAGCTGGGTGAAGACGTCGGGCGGGAAGGGCTTCCATGTCGTCGTGCCCCTCGATGCACGCGCCGGATGGGATGACGTCGCGAGCTTCGCCCAAAGGGTCGGGGCTCTCCTCGTGAAGCGGGATCCGCAGAACCTCACCCAGGAGTTCAACAAGGCGAATCGGGGCGGGCGCATCTACATCGATACCGGTCGCAACGGCTACGGGGCAACGATTGCCGCGGCCTACGCGGTTCGGGCAAAGCCCGGAGCGCCGGTGTCAGCACCCTGCACCTGGGCGGAGCTCGAGCGAGGAGAGGTTGGCCCTAGGACGTTCACGTTGCGGACAATGGCCCGCCGCATGGCCGAGGTCGGCGATCTCTGGGCGGAGATGAGAAGGCGGAGGCGCTCTCTCGGTCACCCGATGGATCGCCTCCGGCTCCTCGCCTGA
- a CDS encoding helix-turn-helix domain-containing protein → MDRDLVEKALQQAKGNKSKAARLLGLTRSQFYSRLNKYQLDY, encoded by the coding sequence ATGGACCGCGATCTGGTCGAAAAGGCCCTGCAGCAAGCCAAGGGGAACAAATCGAAGGCCGCGCGCCTTCTTGGCTTGACCCGTTCCCAGTTCTACTCGCGCCTCAACAAATACCAGCTCGACTACTGA
- a CDS encoding NAD(P)-binding domain-containing protein produces MRYAVLGTGMVGQTLGEKLVALGHEVMMGSRTQDNENARAWAERVGESGKTGTFRDAAKFGDVVLNCTQGTASLDVLRLLDRADLAGKVLIDVANPLDFSHGMPPSLAICNTDSLGESIQREFAEARVVKALNTCNCRVMVDPGRVKGEHDVFVCGNDESAKEHVKALLREFGWRSIIDLGNITNARATEQMLPIWLSLSRVYGTYDVNFKIVHN; encoded by the coding sequence ATGAGATACGCAGTGCTGGGCACCGGGATGGTTGGACAGACGCTGGGCGAGAAGCTGGTCGCTTTGGGACACGAAGTGATGATGGGCTCGCGCACTCAAGACAACGAGAATGCGCGGGCCTGGGCGGAAAGAGTGGGGGAGTCTGGGAAGACCGGAACGTTCCGAGACGCCGCGAAGTTTGGAGACGTGGTCCTGAACTGTACGCAGGGCACGGCCTCGCTCGACGTTCTCCGTCTGCTCGACCGTGCCGACCTCGCGGGAAAAGTGCTGATCGACGTCGCCAATCCGCTCGACTTCTCGCACGGCATGCCCCCCAGTTTGGCGATCTGCAACACCGACTCGCTCGGCGAAAGCATCCAGCGTGAGTTCGCCGAGGCGAGGGTTGTGAAAGCGCTGAACACCTGCAATTGCCGGGTCATGGTGGATCCCGGCCGCGTGAAGGGCGAGCACGACGTCTTCGTCTGCGGAAATGACGAGAGCGCCAAAGAGCACGTCAAAGCCCTGTTGCGGGAATTCGGGTGGCGATCGATCATCGATCTGGGGAACATCACCAACGCCCGAGCCACGGAACAGATGCTTCCGATCTGGCTCAGTCTCTCTCGCGTGTACGGGACGTACGATGTCAATTTCAAGATCGTTCACAATTGA
- a CDS encoding VOC family protein, which translates to MKIHEMFPYLCVSDAKAAIDFYGNVFGVSEKFRLTEPSGRVGHAELDFNGMTLMLSDEFPEFGIRAPSTVGPTSIAIHLHVDDADGMIRRAADFGATVEREPKDEFYGERSGCIRDPFGHRWLIGHSIEEVAPEEMQRRYTELLEKS; encoded by the coding sequence ATGAAGATTCACGAGATGTTCCCTTACCTCTGCGTCTCGGACGCGAAGGCCGCCATTGATTTTTACGGCAACGTGTTCGGCGTGAGCGAGAAGTTTCGCTTGACCGAGCCGAGCGGCCGCGTCGGTCACGCCGAGCTCGATTTCAACGGCATGACGTTGATGTTGTCGGACGAATTCCCGGAGTTTGGAATCAGAGCGCCATCCACGGTCGGCCCGACCTCGATCGCGATTCATCTTCATGTCGACGACGCCGATGGGATGATTCGGAGGGCGGCGGACTTCGGCGCCACGGTAGAACGGGAGCCCAAAGACGAGTTCTACGGGGAGCGCTCCGGCTGCATTCGCGATCCTTTTGGTCACCGGTGGCTTATCGGCCACAGCATCGAGGAAGTCGCGCCCGAAGAAATGCAGCGTCGCTATACGGAATTGCTGGAGAAGAGCTGA
- a CDS encoding AraC family transcriptional regulator, with translation MRITRLPRPSLRPFVIRLWAVDERRGQRSMIGAREHVLPTGGMHLVFRLSGEPLRLFDDDEDRHGRLLGQAVVGGARSTFYSKDISTPTCSVGAQLRPGAPELLFGATAQDLSHRHTPLQDLWGSSADHAYEQLLDAGEPERRLAQLESLLARRLPTVRGLHPAVACALERFEELDSVHAVVKQSGYSHRHFIALFRRAVGLSPKVYARVARFQRALRHVASEGAASWAAIALEAGYSDQAHFNRDFLEFAGVTPSRYRRIAPPSPCHVAMPSARHEVKFLQDARMWAG, from the coding sequence ATGCGGATAACACGATTACCACGCCCGTCACTGCGACCTTTCGTCATTCGGCTCTGGGCGGTCGATGAGCGGCGGGGGCAACGGTCGATGATCGGAGCTCGGGAGCATGTCCTGCCCACGGGCGGTATGCACCTGGTCTTTCGCCTTTCGGGTGAGCCGCTTCGCCTCTTCGACGACGACGAAGATCGCCACGGACGTTTACTCGGGCAGGCGGTCGTCGGTGGCGCCCGCTCGACGTTCTATTCAAAAGACATCTCCACGCCGACGTGCTCGGTAGGTGCGCAGCTTCGTCCCGGTGCCCCAGAGCTTCTGTTCGGCGCGACCGCACAAGACCTCTCCCATCGCCATACTCCTCTCCAGGACCTTTGGGGCTCGTCGGCCGATCACGCATACGAGCAGCTTCTCGACGCCGGCGAGCCCGAGCGACGGTTGGCGCAGCTCGAGTCTCTTCTCGCACGAAGACTCCCCACGGTACGCGGACTACACCCTGCGGTCGCCTGCGCTCTCGAGCGATTCGAAGAGTTGGACAGCGTCCATGCCGTCGTGAAGCAAAGTGGCTACAGCCATCGGCACTTCATCGCCCTTTTCCGCCGGGCCGTCGGTTTGTCTCCCAAAGTCTACGCGCGAGTCGCGCGGTTCCAGAGGGCGCTTCGGCATGTCGCCTCGGAAGGGGCGGCGTCCTGGGCCGCGATTGCTCTCGAAGCCGGCTACAGCGACCAGGCGCACTTCAATCGCGATTTTCTGGAGTTTGCCGGCGTGACGCCCTCGAGATACCGCAGAATCGCGCCCCCGTCCCCCTGCCACGTAGCGATGCCGTCGGCAAGGCATGAGGTCAAATTCCTTCAAGACGCGCGAATGTGGGCGGGCTAG
- a CDS encoding exonuclease: MSEIYVSTDVEADGPIPGPHSMLSFGSAAYRENKTLLSTFSANLETLPGAFGHPDTMRWWQKQPEAWARCRENVRPPEEVMPEYLRWLEKLPARPVFVAYPAAYDFMFVYWYLMRFTGESPFSHSALDIKTYAMAMLKRDYRDSVKKNMPRRWFDELPHTHVALDDAIAQGALFCNMLAESRGAADPPARG; this comes from the coding sequence ATGTCCGAGATCTACGTCAGCACCGATGTCGAGGCCGACGGGCCGATCCCCGGCCCCCACTCGATGCTGAGCTTCGGCTCCGCCGCCTATCGCGAGAACAAGACGCTCTTGAGCACCTTCTCGGCGAATCTCGAGACCCTTCCGGGCGCTTTCGGCCACCCCGACACGATGCGTTGGTGGCAAAAACAGCCCGAGGCCTGGGCTCGTTGCCGGGAGAACGTCCGTCCACCCGAAGAGGTGATGCCCGAGTACCTCCGTTGGCTCGAGAAGCTTCCTGCGCGGCCGGTCTTCGTCGCCTACCCAGCTGCCTACGACTTCATGTTCGTCTATTGGTACTTGATGCGTTTCACCGGTGAGAGCCCGTTCTCCCACTCCGCTCTCGACATCAAGACCTATGCGATGGCGATGCTGAAACGGGACTACCGTGACTCGGTCAAGAAGAACATGCCGCGCCGCTGGTTCGACGAGCTCCCTCACACCCACGTGGCGCTCGACGACGCCATTGCTCAGGGCGCGCTCTTCTGCAATATGCTTGCCGAGTCCCGAGGCGCCGCAGATCCCCCGGCCCGGGGATAG
- a CDS encoding outer membrane beta-barrel protein, which yields MRNTTIVTTIILLSLGSNARSQERGIELSGLLTTTFQHELDTTDLGFGGRIGYRATPLLGIEGELSFYPGDVPERVTFTRSRLEGLFGITVGPRFNRFSVFGKARPGFVRFAGAHEPIPCILIFPPPLSCVLAEGRTVFALDLGGGIELYPTERSLVRVDLSNLLLRYPAPAINRDREAVTEDSFWGGNLKLTFSMGLRF from the coding sequence ATGAGAAACACCACCATCGTCACTACAATCATTCTTCTTTCGCTCGGAAGCAACGCTCGCTCCCAGGAACGCGGCATCGAATTGAGCGGCCTCCTGACGACGACGTTCCAACACGAGCTCGACACCACGGATTTGGGCTTCGGGGGAAGAATCGGTTATCGGGCGACTCCGCTCCTCGGGATCGAAGGGGAGCTGAGCTTCTACCCCGGAGACGTGCCCGAACGGGTCACCTTCACGCGCTCCCGGCTCGAGGGGCTTTTCGGAATTACTGTGGGACCTCGCTTCAACCGCTTCTCGGTCTTCGGAAAGGCGCGACCGGGCTTCGTGCGGTTCGCCGGAGCGCACGAGCCGATCCCGTGCATTCTCATCTTCCCGCCGCCGCTCTCCTGCGTTCTCGCCGAGGGCCGAACAGTTTTCGCCCTCGATCTCGGAGGTGGAATCGAGCTCTATCCGACGGAGCGAAGCCTCGTGCGCGTGGATCTCTCCAATCTGCTTCTCCGCTACCCGGCACCCGCCATCAACCGGGATCGCGAGGCGGTGACCGAAGACAGCTTCTGGGGTGGAAACCTGAAACTGACTTTCAGCATGGGCCTCCGGTTTTGA
- a CDS encoding ATP-dependent DNA ligase: RKSLLDELPLRPPLHRLSWLDEPEPWERACREGWEGVIAKRRGSPYESRRSRNWLKMKCEATQELVVGGFTEPRGRRRGLGALLVGYFEHPDFVFAGKVGTGLATELLLLLRRRLDGLEVPESPFTRAKGLPRLGAHWVRPELVVQVGFIEWTAHDKLRHPRFLGVREDKSARDVVRETA, from the coding sequence CCGGAAGTCTCTCCTCGACGAGCTCCCGCTTCGACCACCGCTTCATCGACTGTCTTGGCTCGATGAGCCGGAGCCCTGGGAGCGGGCCTGTCGCGAGGGGTGGGAGGGCGTCATCGCGAAGAGGCGCGGATCGCCCTACGAGAGCCGACGCTCGCGCAACTGGCTGAAGATGAAGTGCGAGGCAACCCAGGAGCTCGTCGTGGGCGGCTTCACCGAGCCTCGGGGGCGAAGGCGAGGACTGGGTGCGCTTCTCGTCGGATACTTCGAGCACCCGGACTTCGTTTTCGCGGGGAAGGTCGGCACTGGCCTCGCCACGGAACTGCTCCTTTTGCTTCGGAGGCGGCTCGATGGCCTCGAGGTCCCAGAGTCTCCTTTCACGCGGGCGAAGGGACTCCCTCGCCTCGGCGCTCACTGGGTGCGTCCTGAGCTCGTCGTTCAGGTCGGCTTCATCGAATGGACCGCCCACGACAAGCTCCGCCATCCGCGCTTCCTCGGTGTGCGCGAAGACAAATCGGCGCGCGACGTCGTGCGCGAAACGGCGTGA
- a CDS encoding anthrone oxygenase family protein, whose protein sequence is MNDRVFVVLTFASALGCGLTAGVFFAFSSFVMKALARLPVPQGIAAMNSINVLAVNPLFMTALFATAGACLLVAFWTLVAWQRPGGAYLLVGAVFYVVGTVLVTIVFNVPRNNALGAVNPSSADGARLWADYVTSWTAWNHVRTIAALVAAALFTFGLCVTHVR, encoded by the coding sequence GTGAACGACCGTGTGTTCGTCGTCCTGACGTTCGCTTCTGCCCTTGGCTGCGGGCTGACCGCCGGCGTGTTCTTCGCGTTCTCGTCGTTTGTGATGAAAGCACTGGCGCGGCTGCCGGTTCCGCAAGGGATCGCCGCGATGAACTCGATCAACGTCTTGGCGGTGAACCCCCTGTTCATGACGGCCCTGTTTGCCACGGCGGGCGCCTGCCTTCTGGTAGCCTTCTGGACGCTGGTTGCATGGCAGAGACCCGGCGGCGCGTATCTGCTCGTCGGCGCCGTTTTCTACGTCGTGGGCACGGTCCTCGTGACCATCGTCTTCAATGTGCCGCGGAACAATGCGCTGGGAGCGGTGAACCCGTCGAGTGCCGATGGCGCTCGCCTATGGGCTGACTACGTCACCAGCTGGACGGCGTGGAACCACGTGCGGACGATCGCGGCTCTTGTCGCGGCTGCCTTGTTCACTTTCGGGCTGTGCGTAACACACGTCAGGTGA
- a CDS encoding putative glycolipid-binding domain-containing protein — translation MPANAILWQRLDRSGHECARLDSRGNDWRLEGTAVFEHDGKPCRLDYVIRCDSRWETQRGTVSGWLGSEAVDLEIRAAGGRWWLGETYCSAVEGALDLDLNFSPSTNLLPIRRLNLPIGQGSAVRAAWLRFPSFDLVPLEQSYHRIDSSRYRYVSASGFLTELDVDPTGFVTLYPGFWKKHV, via the coding sequence GTGCCCGCAAACGCCATACTCTGGCAGAGGCTGGATCGCTCCGGCCATGAGTGTGCCCGGCTCGACTCCCGCGGGAACGACTGGCGTCTCGAGGGGACCGCGGTCTTCGAGCACGACGGAAAGCCCTGCCGTCTCGACTACGTCATCCGGTGCGACTCCCGATGGGAGACCCAACGGGGCACGGTTTCTGGCTGGCTGGGGAGCGAGGCTGTGGATCTCGAGATCCGGGCCGCGGGCGGGCGCTGGTGGCTCGGAGAAACCTACTGTTCGGCGGTCGAAGGCGCCCTCGATCTCGACCTCAACTTCAGTCCATCGACGAACCTCCTGCCCATTCGCCGACTGAACCTCCCGATCGGACAGGGATCTGCCGTCCGAGCCGCATGGCTTCGGTTCCCGAGCTTCGACCTGGTGCCGCTGGAGCAGAGCTACCACCGCATCGATTCCTCCCGCTATCGATACGTGAGCGCATCCGGTTTCCTCACCGAGCTCGACGTGGACCCAACGGGATTCGTGACGCTCTACCCCGGCTTCTGGAAAAAACACGTATGA